A DNA window from Amycolatopsis sp. DSM 110486 contains the following coding sequences:
- the nhaA gene encoding Na+/H+ antiporter NhaA, with translation MTSTPSRYRAVFIRGSWPEARRIADILRKETIGGALLLAAAVVALVWANSPWAPAYEAMRSFTIGPAALHLDLSLGAWAADGLLAIFFFVAGLELKREFVAGDLRDPRRAAVPVAAAVGGVALPALIYLLVNWSGALQGWAIPTATDIAFALAVLAVVGRCLPAAMRTFLLTLAVVDDLIAIVIIAGFYTDHLQLWPLLGALAPLAAFTVLVQRRVRSWWLLLPLAVATWALVHASGVHATVAGVLLGFAVPVVRSQAAGGPDAGPGLAEHFEHRFRPLSAGVAVPVFALMAAGVPLGGWTGLTNALSDPVALGIVAGLLLGKTFGILGATWLTARITRARMSEGLHWIDCAGLALLGGVGFTVSLLIGELAFGTGTPADDHARIAILTGSLIAALLATIVLRARNRVYRRIHDAETRDQDRDGIPDVYTELATPTDPATGVDKSR, from the coding sequence ATGACCTCGACCCCATCACGGTACCGGGCGGTTTTCATCCGCGGATCCTGGCCGGAAGCGCGACGTATCGCTGACATTCTCCGTAAAGAGACCATCGGGGGCGCGCTGCTGCTCGCGGCCGCGGTGGTGGCTCTGGTGTGGGCGAACTCCCCCTGGGCGCCGGCTTACGAGGCAATGCGCTCGTTCACCATCGGTCCGGCCGCCCTGCACCTGGACCTGTCGTTGGGCGCCTGGGCGGCTGATGGGCTGCTCGCGATCTTCTTCTTCGTCGCCGGCCTCGAGCTCAAACGGGAGTTCGTCGCGGGCGACCTGCGCGATCCCCGCCGCGCTGCTGTTCCCGTAGCCGCCGCTGTCGGCGGTGTCGCCCTCCCCGCCCTGATCTATTTGCTCGTCAACTGGAGCGGAGCCCTCCAGGGCTGGGCGATCCCCACCGCCACCGACATCGCGTTCGCTCTCGCGGTGCTGGCGGTGGTCGGCCGGTGCCTCCCCGCGGCGATGCGCACTTTCCTGCTCACCCTGGCCGTCGTCGACGACCTCATCGCGATCGTCATCATCGCCGGCTTCTACACCGACCACCTCCAACTCTGGCCGTTGCTGGGTGCGCTGGCACCGCTGGCCGCCTTCACCGTCCTGGTGCAACGCCGGGTCCGGTCCTGGTGGCTGCTGCTGCCGTTGGCGGTTGCGACATGGGCTCTGGTGCACGCCTCCGGGGTCCACGCCACCGTCGCCGGCGTCCTGCTCGGCTTCGCCGTCCCCGTGGTCCGCAGCCAGGCCGCCGGTGGCCCCGATGCCGGCCCCGGTCTGGCCGAGCACTTCGAGCACCGGTTCCGGCCACTGTCGGCCGGGGTCGCGGTGCCGGTGTTCGCCCTGATGGCCGCCGGGGTCCCGCTCGGCGGCTGGACCGGGCTCACCAATGCCCTGTCCGACCCCGTCGCGCTCGGCATCGTCGCCGGGCTGCTCCTCGGCAAGACCTTCGGGATCCTGGGCGCGACCTGGCTCACCGCCCGAATCACCCGCGCCCGCATGTCCGAAGGTCTGCACTGGATCGACTGCGCCGGGCTCGCGCTGCTCGGCGGTGTCGGATTCACCGTGTCCCTGCTCATCGGCGAACTCGCCTTCGGAACCGGCACTCCTGCCGACGACCACGCGCGGATCGCCATCCTCACCGGCTCCCTCATCGCGGCGCTGCTCGCCACGATCGTGCTCCGTGCCCGCAACCGCGTGTACCGCCGCATCCACGACGCTGAAACCCGAGACCAGGATCGCGACGGCATCCCCGACGTCTACACCGAACTCGCGACACCGACCGATCCCGCGACAGGAGTTGACAAGTCCCGTTGA